One part of the Musa acuminata AAA Group cultivar baxijiao chromosome BXJ1-5, Cavendish_Baxijiao_AAA, whole genome shotgun sequence genome encodes these proteins:
- the LOC135674875 gene encoding CASP-like protein 1E1, translating to MESQFRPGFDVSQGAGGRASKFGDVVAPPSSTLLPGIILRIVAIVLTFISAVVMGAARQTTTVTGIDAETALLTSITVTVKSTYSAAYVYFVVANVLVFFYSVVSLVLSMVNKARLTSMSLPFSIADLLMVVLLFSSNGAAAAISVVAEKGQQNLAGWDKICNLVGGLCARVNAAIVLSILASVAYVILVVFGMANLRRSQ from the exons ATGGAGTCTCAATTTAGGCCTGGGTTTGATGTGAGCCAAGGGGCTGGCGGTCGGGCATCCAAATTCGGGGACGTGGTTGCTCCGCCGAGCTCAACGCTGCTTCCCGGCATCATCCTCCGCATCGTCGCCATCGTTCTGACCTTCATTTCGGCGGTCGTGATGGGCGCCGCTCGACAAACCACCACGGTCACCGGCATCGACGCTGAAACCGCCTTGCTGACGAGCATCACCGTCACCGTGAAGTCCACCTACTCCGCCGCCTACGT GTACTTTGTGGTGGCCAACGTGCTCGTCTTCTTCTACTCGGTCGTGTCCCTTGTACTATCCATGGTGAACAAAGCTCGACTGACTTCCATGTCGCTACCCTTCTCGATCGCCGACCTGCTCATGGTGGTTCTCCTCTTCTCCAGCAATGGTGCAGCGGCGGCCATCAGTGTTGTGGCGGAGAAGGGGCAGCAGAACCTGGCCGGCTGGGACAAGATCTGTAACCTCGTCGGCGGCTTGTGCGCCCGCGTCAACGCCGCCATTGTCCTCTCCATCCTCGCATCGGTGGCTTATGTGATACTAGTCGTGTTTGGCATGGCCAACCTTCGTCGATCTCAGTAA